ACCTTTATCTGAAAATAAGCGCAAATATTATTTTTAATCTGACAGTGTTTAGGTCTTGAGTGATTTTCTAAATTTATTGTATGGATCGGAAATCAGCAGTCAAGTTACCAGAGACTGTCATAAAAAAGCCTTTTCCCAACATTCATCGGGAAAAGGCTTTTGCGTGGGAATCCCACAGTTCGTTTCAGTGCCAAAAATAATTCACCAGCGGTGAGCTTTGGCATTGCTCCTTAAGATGATTGTGTTTTGCGTCAGCCTAGTTTGGCCATTTACCTGCGACTTTTGCCGCTTAGGTCTCGTCCAAGTGTGGTGAAAAAGCTCAGAATGTGGATCCAAATAATCCTTATAGCTCATCAAATCACCTCATCATAGGATTCTTTGAAACGATGATATTCAGTTTGAATATCACTATTATCTTTTGTGTATTCAGGCGAAAATAGTCACAGAAATTTTAATTGAAAGGATTTGTAATGTACGTACCAGCAGTCGATTTGATCAGTTATTTCAAATAGGAGGCTTGATTTAAAGAGTTTTTCATGCAAACGCTTTAAAAACCTTTATAAAAAGTTCACAGGCATGATGTGTAATATGGAGTAAAATAAGGTCATAAATAATATGTGAATCAATTCACAAATAAAAGAACAAAAGAAGGCGGACTTCATGATACATCTATCAGTAATTGCATTGCTTATTCGATTT
Above is a genomic segment from Neobacillus endophyticus containing:
- a CDS encoding YpzG family protein, which produces MSYKDYLDPHSELFHHTWTRPKRQKSQVNGQTRLTQNTIILRSNAKAHRW